In Microcoleus sp. FACHB-68, the following are encoded in one genomic region:
- a CDS encoding cation-transporting P-type ATPase, with product MVVLDSVKSTEHQWHHLSQEQVVHSLKTDPERGLSFTEAAERHERFGPNQLTAQKKQSAWLRFLQQFNQPLLYILLVAGLVTAFLQEWIDSGVIFGVTLLNAIIGFVQEAKAEDAIAALSEAVTTDATIRRNGQKQVVSSRELVPGDLVLLSSGDKVPADLRLIEIRDLQVDESALTGESVPVEKTLQPLEADTPLAERTNMAYTGSLVTFGQGRGVVVGIGEMTETGHISQLMQQSTAIETPLTRKIDKFSKTLLYVVLGLATFTFAVGVAQGFSWVAVFKAAVALAVSAIPEGLPAILTVTLALGVSQMAKHHAIIRKLPAIETLGSTTVICSDKTGTLTQNQMTVQEIDAGGRRYRVSGGGYTPDGEISLNGYAIDLAKAPALYECLQAGLLCNDSHLEVQDGNWMVVGSPTEGALIAAAHKAGLSTDKLEQALPRLDTLPFESQFQYMATLHRSRPEPLIYVKGSAEAILKRCRQMLDEDGEPLALNPTQIEQTVESMAKKGLRVLALARKAVPDSQSSIEHSDLEQGLVFLGLQGMIDPPRPEAIQAIESCRSAGIQVKMITGDHAKTAAAIAQQMGLNSTKNAPVVTGQELARLDEQGLANAVAQSNVFARVAPEQKLRIVEALQSKGEIVAMTGDGVNDAPALKQADIGVAMGISGTEVTKEAADMILTDDNFASIEEAIEEGRTVYKNLLRAIAFILPVNGGESMTILIAVMLATPLPILPIQILWLNMVSSVALSLPLAFEPPSPDVMQQPPRPVNEPLLSRRLITRILTVSLFNWIVIFGTFEWIIQTSGNEALARTMAIQALVAAEAFYLLSISRFVPAVVAKLRGKNESLGYAVAIGIASVLLVQFLFSQWSIMNQLFATEALTLTQGFICVGIGIPMIALAALLKRIAPLK from the coding sequence ATGGTAGTACTAGATAGCGTCAAATCAACGGAACACCAATGGCATCACCTTTCTCAGGAGCAGGTTGTCCACTCGCTCAAAACTGATCCTGAAAGGGGATTGTCTTTTACAGAAGCAGCAGAACGACACGAGCGCTTTGGTCCTAATCAGTTAACCGCTCAGAAAAAACAGAGTGCCTGGTTGCGATTTCTTCAGCAATTCAATCAACCGCTGCTCTATATTTTGCTGGTTGCGGGACTGGTGACAGCATTTCTGCAAGAGTGGATCGATTCGGGCGTGATTTTTGGGGTGACGCTGCTCAATGCCATCATTGGCTTTGTGCAAGAGGCGAAGGCAGAAGATGCGATCGCTGCTTTATCGGAAGCTGTCACAACTGATGCAACCATTCGCCGCAACGGTCAAAAGCAAGTGGTTTCATCCCGCGAACTGGTTCCTGGCGATCTCGTCCTACTGTCTTCCGGCGATAAAGTACCTGCCGATCTGCGGCTGATTGAAATTCGTGACTTACAGGTAGACGAATCAGCCCTAACAGGAGAATCAGTTCCAGTCGAAAAAACCCTTCAGCCTCTAGAAGCAGACACTCCGCTAGCAGAGCGCACCAACATGGCGTACACCGGCAGCCTTGTCACCTTTGGGCAGGGGCGTGGAGTTGTTGTAGGCATTGGAGAGATGACCGAAACCGGGCACATCTCCCAACTAATGCAGCAGAGTACAGCCATAGAAACTCCTCTAACTCGCAAAATCGATAAATTCAGCAAAACCTTGCTGTACGTTGTATTGGGCTTGGCGACCTTCACCTTTGCCGTTGGCGTTGCTCAAGGGTTTTCCTGGGTTGCGGTGTTCAAAGCAGCGGTTGCGCTGGCAGTCAGTGCGATTCCCGAAGGGTTGCCTGCCATTCTCACGGTGACATTAGCGCTCGGTGTGTCTCAGATGGCAAAGCACCATGCCATCATTCGTAAATTACCTGCGATCGAGACACTGGGCAGCACCACTGTAATTTGTTCCGACAAAACCGGAACCCTGACCCAGAATCAAATGACGGTTCAGGAAATTGACGCAGGTGGAAGACGTTATCGGGTGAGTGGAGGAGGTTATACACCAGATGGAGAAATCTCTCTGAATGGATATGCAATTGACCTGGCAAAGGCACCTGCATTGTATGAATGCCTGCAAGCCGGACTGTTGTGCAACGACTCTCATCTGGAGGTACAGGACGGAAACTGGATGGTGGTCGGTAGCCCCACAGAAGGAGCGCTGATTGCTGCAGCTCACAAAGCTGGACTCAGTACAGACAAGCTGGAGCAGGCGCTTCCTCGGCTCGACACCCTGCCGTTTGAATCTCAATTTCAATACATGGCAACACTACATCGCAGCCGCCCAGAACCGTTAATTTATGTCAAAGGTTCGGCTGAAGCCATCCTCAAGCGATGTCGTCAAATGCTGGATGAAGATGGAGAGCCACTCGCCCTCAACCCAACGCAAATTGAGCAAACTGTAGAGAGTATGGCAAAAAAAGGGCTGCGAGTTCTGGCACTTGCCAGGAAAGCTGTCCCTGATTCTCAAAGCTCTATTGAGCATTCTGATCTGGAGCAAGGTTTAGTATTTCTGGGGCTGCAAGGCATGATCGATCCGCCCCGTCCTGAAGCGATTCAAGCCATTGAATCCTGTAGATCTGCGGGAATTCAGGTCAAGATGATCACGGGCGACCATGCCAAAACAGCAGCGGCGATCGCTCAACAAATGGGTCTAAATTCAACTAAGAATGCACCTGTTGTCACAGGTCAAGAACTTGCGCGACTGGATGAGCAAGGATTAGCCAACGCCGTTGCACAGAGCAATGTATTTGCGCGCGTTGCACCCGAACAAAAACTGCGGATTGTGGAAGCCCTCCAATCCAAAGGTGAAATTGTGGCAATGACCGGAGATGGAGTCAACGATGCGCCTGCATTGAAGCAAGCTGACATCGGGGTAGCAATGGGCATCAGTGGCACTGAAGTCACGAAAGAAGCGGCAGATATGATTCTGACAGACGATAACTTTGCCTCGATCGAGGAAGCTATCGAGGAAGGACGCACCGTTTATAAGAATCTATTGCGGGCGATCGCCTTCATCTTGCCAGTGAACGGTGGCGAATCCATGACCATCTTGATTGCCGTAATGCTGGCAACTCCACTGCCCATTTTACCAATACAAATTCTCTGGCTGAATATGGTCAGTTCCGTTGCCTTGAGTCTACCGTTGGCATTTGAGCCGCCATCTCCAGATGTGATGCAACAGCCGCCTCGTCCTGTGAATGAACCGCTGTTGTCGCGCAGGCTAATCACACGAATTTTAACTGTTTCACTGTTTAACTGGATTGTGATCTTTGGAACCTTTGAATGGATTATACAAACTAGCGGAAATGAAGCCCTAGCACGAACAATGGCAATCCAGGCATTGGTTGCAGCAGAAGCATTCTACCTGTTAAGCATTAGCCGATTTGTTCCGGCAGTTGTTGCGAAGCTACGCGGTAAAAATGAATCACTCGGCTACGCAGTGGCAATTGGCATTGCAAGTGTTCTACTGGTTCAGTTCCTATTTAGTCAGTGGAGCATCATGAACCAGCTATTTGCGACTGAAGCATTAACTCTAACTCAAGGCTTTATCTGTGTCGGTATTGGGATACCTATGATTGCTTTAGCTGCGTTGCTAAAGCGGATTGCTCCACTGAAATAA
- the rppA gene encoding two-component system response regulator RppA, with protein MRVLLVEDDPKQLMPLQMALSQAGHSVDGVKDGETAQWLLSEKEYDLLVLDWMLPRVSGVTLCRQYRAAGKTAPVLMITARDTTPEKVTGLDAGADDYLVKPIDLMEFMARVRALRRRSPLWQGDTLSLEDLHLHLDTLTVERQGATVSLSSREFQLLEYFMRHPRQVLTRNQIEQAVWEWGTEPESNAMTVLVRKLRQRLQTVRAADWVESIYGMGYRLTPPEKHKS; from the coding sequence ATGAGAGTTTTGCTGGTGGAAGATGACCCAAAACAACTAATGCCGCTGCAAATGGCACTGTCCCAGGCAGGGCACAGCGTAGATGGGGTAAAAGATGGAGAGACCGCTCAGTGGCTTTTATCCGAAAAAGAATATGATCTGCTGGTTCTAGACTGGATGTTACCGCGTGTCAGCGGTGTAACCCTCTGTCGGCAATATCGAGCAGCAGGAAAAACGGCTCCAGTCTTGATGATCACGGCAAGAGACACCACGCCTGAAAAAGTAACTGGATTAGATGCAGGTGCAGATGACTACCTGGTGAAACCGATCGACCTGATGGAGTTCATGGCCCGAGTCCGGGCATTAAGACGGCGATCTCCCCTCTGGCAGGGAGATACACTGAGTCTTGAGGATCTCCACCTCCACCTCGATACCCTGACTGTCGAACGGCAAGGTGCAACTGTTTCTCTTTCCAGTCGTGAGTTCCAACTGTTGGAGTACTTCATGCGCCATCCCCGGCAAGTGTTAACCCGCAACCAAATTGAGCAGGCAGTATGGGAGTGGGGAACTGAACCCGAAAGCAATGCAATGACTGTCCTGGTTCGCAAACTGCGTCAACGCTTGCAGACTGTAAGAGCGGCTGATTGGGTGGAGAGCATCTATGGCATGGGCTATCGCCTGACGCCCCCTGAAAAGCATAAATCTTGA
- a CDS encoding ATP-binding protein, producing the protein MFNRSRRNLARWFTLSMGSILVLFAGVIYQIEIKEKLEALDRLLYDKTRVMAASVHYEVRQDQSQVDLSHVPLLGSGSHPLTEDLIYVRWYNAQGRLVRFFGASSPDQLNTPLGYLTVQSTDPLWEEKIWLRQATLPVEGRTGTLGYLQVATPLMETQQELQQLQMALTLTVPITLGLIALTGWILSGFAMQPIRQAYQQLQRFTADASHELRSPISAILTNAQLGLLIAVNDSHYHPPLENIVDSAKSMGTLVNNLLLLARHQGQLTPESLKLINLNGLLKSLVTQFATLAEQQTINLTYEQSEQLIELWADPDLLQQAIENLLNNACKYTPAGGTILVRLVPHPGWAVIQVIDTGVGIPETDLPYIFDRFYRVDTQRSQDSGGFGLGLAIAQQIVQAHSGHIHVTSEVSKGSKFQVELPLKPYQ; encoded by the coding sequence GTGTTTAACCGAAGTCGTCGCAACCTGGCTCGTTGGTTCACCCTTTCGATGGGAAGCATTCTAGTGCTGTTTGCTGGAGTGATTTATCAGATCGAGATCAAGGAAAAACTGGAAGCACTTGATCGCCTGCTCTACGATAAGACCAGAGTAATGGCTGCCAGTGTGCATTATGAAGTTCGTCAAGACCAAAGCCAGGTCGATCTGAGCCATGTTCCGTTATTGGGCAGTGGTTCACACCCACTTACAGAGGATCTGATTTATGTGCGCTGGTATAACGCGCAAGGACGGCTCGTTCGCTTTTTTGGAGCGTCTTCTCCAGACCAGTTAAATACACCCCTTGGTTATCTCACGGTTCAATCGACAGATCCACTTTGGGAGGAAAAAATTTGGCTCCGTCAGGCGACATTACCTGTAGAGGGCAGAACTGGAACTTTGGGGTATCTTCAGGTTGCCACTCCTCTCATGGAGACTCAACAAGAACTTCAGCAGCTTCAGATGGCGCTGACTCTAACAGTACCGATCACATTAGGGCTAATTGCGCTTACGGGTTGGATTCTCAGCGGCTTTGCCATGCAACCGATTCGGCAAGCCTATCAACAGCTTCAACGGTTCACAGCAGATGCTTCCCATGAGTTGCGATCACCCATTTCCGCGATTCTGACCAACGCTCAACTCGGATTACTCATCGCCGTCAATGATTCTCACTATCACCCTCCTTTAGAAAACATTGTGGATAGTGCGAAATCAATGGGTACGCTCGTTAATAATCTGTTATTGCTTGCTCGTCATCAGGGGCAGCTTACACCAGAGTCACTCAAATTAATTAACCTTAACGGTTTGCTCAAAAGTTTGGTAACTCAGTTTGCAACCTTAGCAGAACAGCAAACTATCAACCTGACCTACGAGCAGTCTGAGCAACTGATTGAACTGTGGGCTGATCCTGATTTGCTACAACAAGCGATCGAAAATTTGCTCAACAATGCCTGTAAATATACCCCTGCTGGCGGTACAATCCTGGTGCGCTTGGTGCCCCACCCTGGTTGGGCAGTAATTCAGGTAATCGACACAGGTGTCGGTATTCCAGAAACCGACTTACCCTATATTTTTGATCGCTTCTACCGGGTAGACACTCAGCGTTCTCAGGACAGTGGCGGCTTTGGGCTAGGGTTGGCGATCGCCCAGCAAATTGTTCAAGCCCATAGCGGGCACATCCACGTCACAAGTGAAGTGAGTAAAGGCTCAAAGTTCCAGGTTGAATTGCCCCTCAAACCCTACCAGTAA
- a CDS encoding transposase produces MDSGVAPFPALVSYQRFVEWMPSTLIPLSIYLHSCFGQWKGVSVMDSTKIAVCHNRRIKGHKVFKDIGRRGKTSFDWFKGFKLHLVCNDKGELLNIAVTAGNCI; encoded by the coding sequence GTGGACAGTGGAGTTGCGCCTTTCCCGGCGTTGGTGAGTTATCAACGCTTTGTAGAATGGATGCCTTCCACCCTGATACCTTTAAGTATCTATCTACACAGTTGTTTTGGTCAGTGGAAAGGCGTGTCTGTAATGGACTCGACCAAGATTGCGGTCTGTCATAACCGACGAATCAAAGGGCACAAGGTGTTCAAGGATATCGGCAGGCGGGGTAAGACTTCTTTTGATTGGTTCAAAGGCTTTAAACTACATCTGGTTTGTAATGACAAGGGGGAACTGCTGAATATCGCTGTCACTGCTGGCAATTGCATTTGA
- a CDS encoding stomatin-like protein encodes MDYFFAVVAPLAVVIIGGCTVRSVKIISEENEALVERLGKFHRKLESGLNFINPILDTVVLEDTLSERVLELKPSQAITKDNVSLIIDAVLYWRVIELELAYYKVQDIEEALRKLVLTTLRSEIGEMDLQKTFYSRKDINKAMLRELDDVTDRWGVKVTRVEVQEITPTPKVIEAMELKRAAEFKKQADILEAEGTVRAMELLSTAIKSQSNSKDILQFLVAQRYVEANQKLSESPNAKIVFMGSEPLGSSMGELLNNSTISPPESNGSNSKSK; translated from the coding sequence ATGGACTACTTTTTTGCAGTCGTCGCCCCCCTTGCAGTGGTAATTATTGGTGGATGTACTGTACGCTCTGTGAAAATTATCAGTGAAGAAAATGAAGCCTTGGTTGAGCGACTGGGCAAATTCCATCGCAAACTGGAATCCGGTCTCAACTTTATTAATCCTATCCTCGATACGGTTGTTTTAGAAGACACGCTCAGTGAACGAGTCTTGGAGCTGAAGCCAAGCCAAGCAATTACAAAAGATAATGTTTCGCTGATTATAGATGCAGTGCTTTACTGGCGGGTCATCGAACTAGAACTGGCTTATTACAAAGTTCAAGATATTGAAGAAGCGCTGAGAAAGTTGGTTCTTACCACGCTGCGATCTGAGATTGGCGAGATGGATTTACAGAAGACTTTCTACTCCAGAAAAGATATTAATAAAGCGATGTTGAGAGAGTTGGATGATGTCACTGATCGCTGGGGTGTTAAAGTCACGCGCGTTGAGGTGCAGGAAATTACGCCAACACCGAAAGTCATAGAAGCAATGGAGTTAAAACGAGCGGCGGAATTTAAAAAACAAGCAGATATTTTGGAGGCTGAGGGCACTGTGCGAGCGATGGAACTGCTTTCAACTGCCATCAAATCACAATCTAATAGTAAAGATATTTTGCAGTTTCTTGTGGCTCAAAGATATGTAGAAGCGAATCAAAAATTGAGTGAAAGCCCGAATGCAAAAATTGTTTTTATGGGTTCAGAACCTTTGGGTTCCTCAATGGGTGAGTTGTTAAATAACTCGACGATTAGTCCTCCTGAAAGCAATGGCTCGAATTCAAAGTCTAAATAA